From Desulfobacterales bacterium, a single genomic window includes:
- a CDS encoding glycogen debranching enzyme N-terminal domain-containing protein: MFISDDIIQEPSAGLRLIRFRGDLITFKLLLRKKTEGQAWLRTNLGHASIIRREIIREVLYEESILGREWFDIPMDPVDVPPNYKNFKACYEVILPLCEVGHFEGKCYFIEEGDVSPIWPEGSNIAINVEPAYTCCSNIIYNAFVRLFGPNKAGKLRKDIIAEDLIRSLDKSGYTVIPPSGTFRDLIKELDFIIGELGCRVIHLLPINPTPTTFARMGRFGSPYAALSFTAVDPALAEFDPKSTPMEQFIELVDAIHEKNARILIDIAINHTGWAASLHETHPDWLSRDTDGRIEVPGAWGVTWADLTKLDYSHKELWTYMADVFLTWCRRGVDGFRCDAGYMIPVPAWKYIVAEVREQFPDTIFLLEGLGGSIASTRDILNKGNFNWAYSELFQNYDRNQIQYYIPGCIDISNSDGIMIHFAETHDNNRLAAKSQLHAKMRVTLSALFSHQGGYGFANGVEWYADKKIDVHEATPLNWGAETNMVDHIKQLNIILKAHPTFFDKTEIKLVQKGSGNSLALLRHHIPSGKKLLILINLDDKNEMPVNWDSKLEGFQGAKFIDLLEDKDILPVENQNFKTIMLKPAQVLCLTPDLDDMDLVLKTKEKDLFRHERIEHQQLRAKVLEVFQYYYGMKNMKGINADDLAVQLYNSPVKFCSDMNTYSKEPRVVTWKWPRDLKREVMIPPDHFLLINSDLPFRARLIDEDNVIAHEESIRALNGKFFTLCTPIIPPEKHTQYTLKLFIYGSKTCQHEEASILFLSRADNAVVQKKFKRSEILHRPIVLLGTNGRGGMMRTRALWEKLESTYDGMIAANLSPDFPEDRRITFRRIRGWIVYQGFSQEVSSVCLNSFSFDYDSSGIWSYHIPTSQGEHIHFTIKLEMIQNENKIRLLFYRQPSYNMKYKLDDKKTIRFILRPDIEDRNFHTVTKAYTGHEQSWSNSVFPHADGFTFTQPHENHELELKISEGTFVYAPEWTYMVHHSIEAERGLEPNSDLFSPGYFYVSMAGGDIVEMISSVNQKGNNSEPLFSAKDSLDSLQFVHSYSLPIPYGMKKALDYYIVKRGSFKSVIAGYPWFLDWGRDSLIFSRGVVADKRIDDALQILYQFGRFEKEGTLPNMISGSDAQNRDTSDAPLWFFVVCSDIYNQLNDFSFLDNIIDGRTLKQILIDIAQSIIKGTEKGVVADSETGLIFSPSHFTWMDTNHPAGTPREGYPIEIQALWFSALSFLSKIDLEFKYGNWKRIADKVKASILDLFVLPKGYLSDCIFAKAGWSPKNGEQDDALRPNQLLAITLGAVDDKDLCKSILAKCEELIIPGAIRSLADKRLKKPLPIYCYGSLVNDPNYPYQGVYAGNEDTRRKPAYHNGTAWTWMFPSYCEAWYMTYGKESKETALSLLSSAAWIINTGCVGHLPEILDGNYPHTPRGCDAQAWGASELLRVWLKITGE; this comes from the coding sequence TGATTTAATCACTTTTAAACTATTGTTAAGAAAAAAAACAGAAGGGCAAGCTTGGCTAAGAACTAATCTTGGTCATGCTTCAATTATTCGAAGGGAAATTATAAGGGAGGTTCTTTATGAAGAATCGATACTTGGCAGGGAATGGTTTGATATTCCAATGGATCCAGTTGATGTTCCTCCAAACTATAAAAACTTTAAAGCATGTTATGAAGTAATTCTACCCTTATGTGAGGTAGGGCACTTTGAAGGAAAGTGCTATTTTATAGAGGAAGGAGATGTTTCTCCAATATGGCCAGAAGGGTCAAACATTGCTATCAACGTTGAACCAGCTTATACTTGCTGTTCAAATATTATTTATAATGCTTTTGTAAGACTTTTTGGACCAAACAAAGCTGGAAAATTAAGAAAAGATATTATTGCTGAAGATTTAATACGAAGTTTGGATAAATCTGGTTATACTGTAATCCCACCTTCTGGAACATTTCGAGATCTTATAAAAGAACTTGATTTTATAATAGGGGAATTGGGTTGTAGAGTAATTCATCTTTTGCCGATAAATCCTACGCCTACTACATTTGCAAGGATGGGAAGATTTGGTAGCCCTTATGCTGCTTTAAGTTTTACTGCTGTTGATCCTGCTTTAGCTGAATTTGATCCGAAATCAACTCCAATGGAGCAATTTATAGAACTTGTTGATGCTATTCACGAAAAAAATGCAAGAATTCTAATTGACATAGCAATAAACCATACAGGCTGGGCGGCAAGCTTACATGAAACACATCCTGATTGGCTTTCCCGTGATACAGATGGACGAATTGAAGTACCAGGTGCTTGGGGTGTAACATGGGCTGATCTTACAAAACTTGATTATTCCCACAAAGAATTATGGACTTATATGGCTGACGTGTTTTTAACCTGGTGCAGAAGAGGGGTTGATGGTTTTAGATGTGACGCAGGCTATATGATTCCTGTTCCAGCTTGGAAATATATTGTTGCAGAGGTAAGGGAACAATTCCCTGATACTATTTTTCTGCTTGAAGGACTTGGAGGAAGTATTGCATCTACAAGGGATATTTTAAATAAAGGTAATTTTAACTGGGCTTATTCCGAATTATTTCAAAATTATGACAGAAATCAAATTCAATATTATATACCAGGATGCATTGACATTTCAAATTCTGATGGCATTATGATTCATTTTGCCGAAACACACGACAATAATAGACTTGCTGCAAAATCGCAGCTTCATGCTAAAATGAGGGTAACCCTTTCTGCATTGTTTTCACATCAAGGCGGTTATGGTTTTGCAAATGGAGTTGAATGGTATGCCGACAAAAAAATTGATGTTCACGAAGCCACTCCACTAAATTGGGGAGCTGAAACAAACATGGTTGACCATATCAAGCAGTTAAATATTATTTTGAAAGCTCACCCAACATTTTTTGATAAAACCGAAATTAAACTTGTCCAAAAAGGTTCTGGAAATAGCCTCGCTCTTCTAAGGCATCATATTCCATCCGGCAAAAAATTATTAATCTTGATTAACCTGGATGATAAAAATGAAATGCCCGTAAATTGGGATTCAAAGCTTGAAGGTTTTCAGGGTGCAAAATTTATAGATTTATTGGAAGATAAAGACATTTTGCCTGTTGAAAATCAAAATTTTAAAACTATAATGCTTAAACCTGCTCAAGTTTTATGCTTAACTCCTGACCTTGATGATATGGATTTAGTTTTAAAAACAAAAGAAAAAGATCTTTTCCGACATGAACGAATTGAGCATCAGCAGCTTAGAGCTAAAGTGCTTGAGGTGTTTCAATATTATTACGGCATGAAAAATATGAAAGGCATTAATGCCGATGATCTTGCAGTACAATTATATAATTCTCCAGTTAAATTTTGCTCAGACATGAATACCTATAGCAAAGAACCGAGAGTTGTAACCTGGAAATGGCCGAGGGATTTAAAAAGAGAAGTAATGATTCCTCCTGATCATTTTTTGTTGATAAACTCTGACCTTCCATTTAGAGCAAGATTAATTGATGAAGATAATGTAATAGCCCATGAAGAAAGTATCAGAGCTTTAAACGGCAAGTTTTTTACCCTTTGTACACCTATTATTCCTCCTGAAAAGCACACACAATATACTTTAAAATTATTTATATATGGCAGTAAAACATGTCAGCACGAAGAAGCTTCAATTCTTTTTCTTTCAAGAGCTGATAATGCTGTAGTTCAGAAAAAATTTAAACGTTCAGAAATTTTACATAGGCCTATTGTTTTACTCGGAACAAACGGGCGAGGCGGAATGATGAGAACAAGGGCTTTATGGGAAAAACTTGAAAGCACCTATGATGGAATGATTGCAGCAAACTTAAGCCCTGATTTCCCTGAAGATAGAAGAATAACCTTTAGAAGAATACGGGGATGGATTGTATATCAAGGGTTTTCCCAGGAAGTATCATCTGTTTGTCTTAATTCTTTTAGTTTTGATTATGACTCAAGCGGAATATGGAGTTATCATATTCCTACTTCTCAAGGTGAGCATATTCATTTTACAATTAAGTTAGAAATGATTCAAAATGAAAATAAGATAAGGCTTTTATTTTATCGTCAACCATCTTATAACATGAAATATAAGCTTGACGATAAAAAAACTATACGATTTATATTAAGACCTGATATTGAGGATAGAAATTTTCATACTGTAACAAAGGCTTATACAGGACACGAACAATCATGGTCTAATAGTGTATTTCCCCATGCTGACGGGTTTACTTTTACTCAACCCCATGAAAACCACGAACTTGAATTAAAAATTTCTGAAGGCACATTTGTCTATGCTCCTGAATGGACATATATGGTTCACCATTCAATAGAAGCTGAAAGGGGTTTGGAACCTAATTCTGATTTATTTAGTCCGGGATATTTTTATGTATCAATGGCTGGGGGAGATATTGTTGAAATGATTTCTTCTGTCAATCAAAAAGGTAATAATTCTGAACCTTTATTTTCAGCCAAAGATTCCTTAGATTCCCTTCAATTTGTTCATTCTTATTCTTTACCTATACCCTACGGAATGAAAAAAGCCCTTGATTATTATATTGTGAAAAGAGGTTCTTTTAAATCGGTAATAGCTGGGTATCCTTGGTTTCTTGACTGGGGAAGGGATTCATTAATTTTTTCAAGAGGAGTTGTTGCCGATAAAAGAATTGACGATGCCTTACAAATTTTATATCAATTCGGAAGGTTTGAAAAAGAGGGAACTCTTCCAAATATGATTAGTGGAAGTGATGCCCAAAATAGAGATACTTCCGATGCTCCTTTATGGTTTTTTGTTGTTTGCTCTGATATTTACAATCAATTAAATGATTTTTCTTTTCTTGATAATATAATTGATGGCAGAACTTTAAAACAAATTCTTATTGATATAGCTCAATCGATTATAAAAGGGACTGAAAAAGGAGTAGTGGCTGATTCTGAAACAGGATTAATATTCAGCCCTTCTCACTTTACATGGATGGATACAAATCATCCTGCTGGAACTCCGAGGGAAGGTTACCCAATTGAAATACAAGCTTTATGGTTTTCAGCTTTATCATTTCTTAGTAAAATTGATTTAGAATTCAAATATGGGAATTGGAAAAGAATAGCTGATAAAGTTAAAGCTTCAATTTTAGATTTATTTGTTTTGCCTAAAGGTTATTTATCCGACTGCATTTTTGCAAAAGCAGGATGGTCTCCAAAAAATGGTGAGCAGGATGATGCTCTGCGTCCTAACCAGCTTTTAGCTATAACGCTTGGAGCTGTTGATGATAAGGATTTATGTAAAAGTATTTTAGCAAAATGTGAAGAGCTTATTATTCCTGGAGCTATAAGAAGTCTTGCGGATAAGCGTTTAAAAAAACCTCTTCCAATTTATTGCTATGGATCTCTTGTAAATGATCCTAATTATCCGTATCAGGGTGTTTATGCAGGAAATGAAGATACACGAAGAAAACCAGCTTATCACAATGGAACTGCATGGACTTGGATGTTTCCGTCTTATTGCGAAGCCTGGTATATGACTTATGGTAAGGAATCTAAAGAAACAGCTTTATCTCTTTTATCAAGTGCGGCTTGGATTATTAATACAGGCTGTGTTGGCCATCTTCCAGAAATACTTGATGGCAATTATCCACATACTCCAAGGGGGTGTGATGCTCAAGCTTGGGGAGCTAGTGAGTTATTACGAGTATGGTTAAAAATAACAGGGGAATAA